The following are encoded in a window of Gasterosteus aculeatus chromosome 5, fGasAcu3.hap1.1, whole genome shotgun sequence genomic DNA:
- the LOC120819234 gene encoding synaptic vesicle membrane protein VAT-1 homolog, translating to MSGEAAPTPPPEQEQKPDEPPPPPPGQAVESASGPPAAEEKPLSWRALVLTGHGGYDKIKLQVKTRARQPPPLREGELLVRVKACGLNFAELIGKQGLYELLPPPPVTLGMEGSGVVEAVGDGVLDRKVGDRVIMLDRSGMWQEVVVVSANRTFPMPEQMSFEEGAAIPINYLTAYMMLFEMANVRPGKSVLIHMAAGGVGIAVTQLCQTLPDVTVFGTASASKHETIAQGGVTHPIDYRTKDYVEEIRKISPKGVDIVFDPLGGSDTQKGFSLLKPLGTLIVFGAANCVTGQKKNLFAIAKTWYNQLSLNTLKLMQANKSVGGFHLGYLTDELIGRAMFKLLELYGQGKIKPRIDSCYHFEEVTDAMRRMHERQNIGKVILLPERKPEDTKSNSNVEPVENGEKTEAAIDEKEEKATEEVKAEV from the exons ATGTCCGGCGAAGCGGCTCCGACTCCACCGCCCGAACAGGAGCAGAAGCCCGACGaacctccgcctcctcctccgggaCAAGCGGTGGAGTCGGCGAGCGGCCCCCCCGCGGCCGAGGAGAAGCCCCTCTCCTGGCGGGCCCTGGTCCTCACGGGCCACGGCGGCTACGACAAAATCAAGCTGCAGGTGAAGACGCGCGCGCggcagccgccgccgctgcgCGAGGGAGAGTTGCTGGTGCGCGTGAAGGCGTGCGGGCTGAACTTCGCGGAGCTCATTGGCAAGCAGGGCCTGTACGAGCTGCTGCCACCTCCGCCCGTCACGCTGGGCATGGAGGGCTCCGGGGTGGTGGAAGCCGTCGGGGACGGAGTGCTGGACAGGAAG gTGGGAGATCGAGTCATCATGTTGGACCGCAGTGGCATGTGGCAGGAAGTTGTTGTTGTGTCCGCCAACCGTACTTTCCCAATGCCCGAGCAGATGAGCTTTGAGGAAGGTGCTGCTATCCCCATAAACTACTTGACCGCCTACATGATGCTCTTTGAGATGGCCAATGTGCGGCCGGGCAAGAGTGTTCTCATCCACATGGCAGCAG GTGGCGTTGGTATCGCTGTCACCCAGCTGTGCCAGACTCTACCAGATGTGACGGTTTTTGGCACAGCATCAGCCAGCAAACATGAGACTATTGCTCAAGGCGGCGTAACTCACCCCATCGACTACCGAACTAAAGACTACGTGGAGGAAATTCGCAAAATCAGCCCAAAAG gagtGGACATCGTCTTCGACCCACTTGGTGGGTCAGACACCCAGAAGGGCTTTAGTTTGTTGAAACCATTGGGCACACTTATAGTCTTTG GTGCAGCCAATTGTGTGACTGGCCAGAAGAAGAACCTGTTTGCCATAGCAAAGACGTGGTACAACCAGCTCTCTCTCAACACACTAAAACTGATGCAGGCCAACAAGTCCGTCGGTGGCTTCCACCTGGGCTACCTCACTGATGAACTAATCGGCAGGGCGATGTTCAAGCTGCTGGAGCTCTACGGGCAGGGAAAGATCAAGCCCCGCATTGACTCATGCTATCACTTCGAGGAG GTGACTGATGCCATGAGGCGCATGCACGAACGGCAAAACATTGGGAAAGTCATTCTTCTCCCTGAAAGGAAGCCGGAAGACACAAAATCTAATTCCAACGTTGAGCCGGtagaaaatggggaaaaaacgGAAGCTGCCATCGACGAGAAGGAAGAAAAGGCCACAGAGGAAGTTAAAGCAGAGGTTTGA
- the LOC120819235 gene encoding rho-related GTP-binding protein RhoN isoform X1 codes for MESNKGLLRCKIVVVGDAQCGKTALLHVFAKNSYPEVRDCMQDYIPTVFENYTASFEIDKQRIELNMWDTSGSAYYDNVRPLAYPDAEAVLVCFDISRPETMNSVLKKWQGETQEFCPGAKVVLVGCKLDLRTDLNVMRELSKHRLIPCTHEQGTTLARQMGAVAYAECTSKYSENSVRDVFHVTTLASVSRVHRPPLKRCGSRRGLKRVSQQPARTAEIHEHPPAARKDRAKSCVLM; via the exons ATGGAGAGCAATAAGGGATTACTGCGCTGTAAGATCGTGGTGGTCGGCGATGCGCAGTGTGGCAAGACGGCGCTCCTTCATGTTTTTGCCAAAAACTCGTACCCGGAGGTAAGAGATTGTATGCAG GATTATATTCCCACGGTGTTTGAGAATTACACAGCCAGCTTCGAGATCGACAAACAGAGGATCGAGCTCAACATGTGGGACACTTCAG GTTCCGCCTACTATGACAACGTGCGCCCGTTAGCGTATCCCGACGCCGAGGCCGTGCTCGTCTGCTTTGACATCAGCCGTCCGGAAACGATGAACAGCGTGCTGAAAAAG TGGCAAGGGGAGACGCAGGAGTTCTGTCCCGGTGCCAAAGTGGTGCTGGTCGGCTGCAAGTTGGACCTGCGGACGGACCTCAACGTCATGAGAGAGCTTTCCAAACACAGACTCATTCCTTGCACCCACGAACAG GGGACTACTTTGGCGAGGCAGATGGGAGCCGTGGCCTACGCGGAGTGCACCTCAAAGTATTCAGAGAACAGCGTCCGCGACGTTTTCCACGTCACCACCCTGGCGTCCGTGTCCCGCGTCCACCGGCCCCCGCTCAAGCGCTGCGGCTCCCGCCGGGGGCTCAAGCGGGTCTCCCAGCAGCCGGCCCGGACCGCTGAGATTCACGAGCACCCGCCCGCCGCCAGGAAGGACCGGGCCAAAAGCTGCGTGCTGATGTAG
- the LOC120819235 gene encoding rho-related GTP-binding protein RhoN isoform X2 yields MESNKGLLRCKIVVVGDAQCGKTALLHVFAKNSYPEDYIPTVFENYTASFEIDKQRIELNMWDTSGSAYYDNVRPLAYPDAEAVLVCFDISRPETMNSVLKKWQGETQEFCPGAKVVLVGCKLDLRTDLNVMRELSKHRLIPCTHEQGTTLARQMGAVAYAECTSKYSENSVRDVFHVTTLASVSRVHRPPLKRCGSRRGLKRVSQQPARTAEIHEHPPAARKDRAKSCVLM; encoded by the exons ATGGAGAGCAATAAGGGATTACTGCGCTGTAAGATCGTGGTGGTCGGCGATGCGCAGTGTGGCAAGACGGCGCTCCTTCATGTTTTTGCCAAAAACTCGTACCCGGAG GATTATATTCCCACGGTGTTTGAGAATTACACAGCCAGCTTCGAGATCGACAAACAGAGGATCGAGCTCAACATGTGGGACACTTCAG GTTCCGCCTACTATGACAACGTGCGCCCGTTAGCGTATCCCGACGCCGAGGCCGTGCTCGTCTGCTTTGACATCAGCCGTCCGGAAACGATGAACAGCGTGCTGAAAAAG TGGCAAGGGGAGACGCAGGAGTTCTGTCCCGGTGCCAAAGTGGTGCTGGTCGGCTGCAAGTTGGACCTGCGGACGGACCTCAACGTCATGAGAGAGCTTTCCAAACACAGACTCATTCCTTGCACCCACGAACAG GGGACTACTTTGGCGAGGCAGATGGGAGCCGTGGCCTACGCGGAGTGCACCTCAAAGTATTCAGAGAACAGCGTCCGCGACGTTTTCCACGTCACCACCCTGGCGTCCGTGTCCCGCGTCCACCGGCCCCCGCTCAAGCGCTGCGGCTCCCGCCGGGGGCTCAAGCGGGTCTCCCAGCAGCCGGCCCGGACCGCTGAGATTCACGAGCACCCGCCCGCCGCCAGGAAGGACCGGGCCAAAAGCTGCGTGCTGATGTAG